The following nucleotide sequence is from Gammaproteobacteria bacterium.
GCACGAGTGGCTTCGTCCGCTCGAATGGAGGCGTAAGCCAATTCTTCATTCTTCATAGCCAAATCCCGGTTTTTTTGGCTCACAAACCGGATCACCACCTTGGCCACATAGGCTTCCAGTAAAATGATAAACAAACCGGCTAATAACAATATTCCGATTGTGAGATTGGATTGGTGCCTGGCGGTACGCAGCGCTTCCTCAGTAAATCGTTTTTCCAACGCGATAGCGCGCTCCAATAAGGCCAGTACTTTGTCCTGCTCCACTCTAGCGGCTTTGAGGGTATCACGGTATTCGGCCTCGCTGACATCCTGCTGCAACATTTCAGCAGCGGCACGATTCAACGGCTGGGCTTTGCGAGTACGCTCCGTTAACTGCTGATGTAGCTCCGCTTCTTCCGGGTTCAAACCCAACATGACCAACTTATCCCGAGCATCGCGGTATTGGGCCGCGTAGCCGTAAAACTTGATAAGCTCTTCGTCACGCTCAAAATAGTCCTCTGTGGCCAATATTTTTGTCGTCGATAGAGCACGCAGTCGGATGGCATCGCGCATGGCATAGGCGTATTCCATTTTGGCATTATTGACCTCGACAACTTCAGCCATACCGGCTCGCACCCGGTGTAATTGGCTTAAGCCAACAATACCCAGCATCAGGTTCAGGACCAGGATTAGCCCGAACCCCAGTCGCAGTATTTGCCCTAAATGTTTTTGACCGGCATCCATAACTTATTGAAATTTCGAAAAAACAGAAGTATTTGAGAAAAAACAGCTTTATACCTATCGACAGTTACCAGGAACATCTTTATTAAGCTGCCTTTAAAAGCGGATTCGGAGGCCCCATTAGAATAAAAAAGGATGGCCAATGGACACCAACAACATCAGCGGCAAGGTCGCAGAATTTCTGAAAAAAATCTCTCAATTCGGGCAACGCTTCCTAAGCCTGTACTCACCCAGCACCCTGAAGGAGAAAGGCTGGATATGGGCCGGCGCTCTGTTTTCTCTGACCATTGTCGTAGCACTGTTCTTTTTGGGCGTGTATTGGAGCCGTGAACCGGACAATCTAAACACCCGCACGGTAGCCTTGGATGCGGCTCAAGGTGACAAAGCCAAAATTGTCCCCGGTTTTACCACCACCGCCACACTCATCCAGGTGGCCGATACTCTGCTGAGCAAACCGGGTGGTTATTTGAGTAACGACAAGCTTCCTCCCGCTTCCTTTTTTGGTGCTTTTCCTATGCTGGACAACATTCCCAATTGGGAATTCGGCGTAGTGACTATGGTTCGAGATACATCCAGGGTGTTACGCAATGATTTTTCCCGCTCTCAATCGCAATCTCTGGAAAATGAATTTCTAGCCCAGGCGGAACCGAAATTCAATTTCGCCAATGATTCCTGGTTATTCCCGCCCACTGAAAGCGAATACGGTAAAGGTGTGGAATTTCTACAAAAATATTTACACAATCTGGCCTCCCAGTCGGATCCCAATACCCAATTTTTTACCCGAGCTGACAATCTGAATGAACTGCTGGCTATCATTGAAAAGCGTTTGGGCAATCTATCTCAACGCCTCAATGCCAGTGTGGAAGAGCTGCGGGTTAACACGGACCTGGCCGGCGACAGCGCCGCCGAGCAATCCACCCAGGCACCCGGCCTGGTAATCGCCAAAACGCCTTGGATGGAAATTGATGATGTGTTTTATGAAGCTCGTGGTTATGTTTGGGGTTTGCTGAACATTCTCAGAGCGGTGGAAGTGGACTTTGAAAAAGTGTTACAGAAAAAAAATGCCGTGGCCAGTTTGCAACAAGTGATTCGCCTGCTGGAGCAGGCACAAGCCCAACCGTCCAGCCCCATGGTG
It contains:
- a CDS encoding DUF2333 family protein, giving the protein MDTNNISGKVAEFLKKISQFGQRFLSLYSPSTLKEKGWIWAGALFSLTIVVALFFLGVYWSREPDNLNTRTVALDAAQGDKAKIVPGFTTTATLIQVADTLLSKPGGYLSNDKLPPASFFGAFPMLDNIPNWEFGVVTMVRDTSRVLRNDFSRSQSQSLENEFLAQAEPKFNFANDSWLFPPTESEYGKGVEFLQKYLHNLASQSDPNTQFFTRADNLNELLAIIEKRLGNLSQRLNASVEELRVNTDLAGDSAAEQSTQAPGLVIAKTPWMEIDDVFYEARGYVWGLLNILRAVEVDFEKVLQKKNAVASLQQVIRLLEQAQAQPSSPMVLNGDPMGWMANYSKALVSYISPANSAIIDLRNLLTTG